One window from the genome of Acidimicrobiales bacterium encodes:
- a CDS encoding ABC transporter ATP-binding protein → MTLDAQLRVRRDGFELDAALRVDAGTTVALMGPNGAGKTTLLQSLAGLVPLSEGRVTLGDLVLADTNRARFVAPEHRPIGVVFQEYLLFPHLSALDNVAFGLRSRGASRAAARRAAGGWLERLGLADHAHAAPAELSGGQAQRVALARALAIEPELLLLDEPLAALDTTTRHDVRHDLARELGDFAGVRIVITHDPVDAAVLADRVVVLEDGRVVQQGTPSEVTARPRTPWVASLAGTNLYAGTTTADGASLDVGGGAALVLGTAEAPATPLLAVVSPNAVTISLERPAGSSRNCWAGVVDTVEPLAGRLRVRVAGSPTIVAEITAASGAELDITPGRHVWVSVKATEVATYPA, encoded by the coding sequence ATGACACTCGACGCACAGCTGCGGGTCCGCCGCGACGGCTTCGAGCTCGACGCGGCCTTGCGTGTCGACGCAGGCACAACCGTGGCGCTGATGGGGCCCAACGGAGCCGGCAAGACGACGTTGCTGCAGTCGCTCGCAGGACTCGTGCCCCTCAGCGAAGGCCGCGTCACGCTCGGCGATCTCGTGTTGGCCGACACCAACCGAGCACGGTTCGTGGCGCCTGAGCACCGACCGATCGGTGTCGTGTTCCAGGAGTACCTCCTCTTCCCACACCTGAGCGCGCTCGACAACGTGGCGTTCGGCCTTCGCTCGAGGGGTGCGTCGCGGGCCGCCGCCCGGCGCGCCGCAGGCGGGTGGCTCGAGCGGCTGGGCCTTGCCGACCATGCCCACGCGGCCCCGGCCGAGCTGTCGGGCGGCCAGGCACAGCGGGTCGCGCTGGCCCGAGCCCTCGCGATTGAGCCGGAGCTGCTGTTGCTCGACGAACCGCTTGCCGCGCTCGACACCACGACGCGCCACGACGTGCGCCACGACCTCGCGCGGGAGCTCGGCGACTTCGCCGGCGTGCGCATCGTCATCACCCATGACCCTGTCGATGCCGCGGTGCTCGCGGACCGGGTCGTGGTCCTCGAGGACGGTCGAGTCGTGCAGCAAGGCACGCCGAGCGAGGTCACTGCCCGGCCGCGCACGCCGTGGGTCGCGTCGCTGGCCGGCACCAACCTCTACGCCGGCACCACGACCGCCGACGGCGCCAGCTTGGACGTGGGCGGGGGCGCCGCGCTGGTGCTGGGCACCGCCGAGGCCCCGGCCACACCGCTTCTGGCGGTGGTGTCACCCAACGCGGTGACCATCAGCCTCGAGCGACCCGCCGGGTCGAGCCGCAACTGCTGGGCGGGCGTGGTCGACACCGTCGAACCACTCGCCGGGCGCCTGCGCGTCCGGGTGGCGGGATCACCCACGATCGTCGCGGAGATCACCGCCGCGTCGGGCGCCGAGCTCGACATCACCCCCGGACGCCACGTCTGGGTTTCGGTCAAGGCCACCGAGGTCGCCACGTACCCGGCGTGA